A stretch of DNA from Marinitoga hydrogenitolerans DSM 16785:
TTTGAATTTCAGTACGCAACTTTCTATAATCGCTGAAGGCTTTGATGAAAATACCGGAAATCATGTACATAGAGTTGGAGAATTATCAGCATTTATTGCACAAAAATTGGATTTAAAAGATGAAATTGTACAAAAAATAAGACATTATGCACCACTTCATGATATGGGAAAAATTATGATACCAAAAGAAATATTAAACAAAAAAGGACGATTAACCGAAGAAGAATTTGAAATAATAAGAAAACACACATTATACGGAGGATTGATTATTGGAGATTCTCCAAAATTTGAAATAGCAAAGAACATAGCTTTATATCATCATGAAAAATACAATGGAAAAGGATATCCTCATGGATTAAAAGGTGATGATATACCACTTTGTGCAGCTATTGTATCAGTTGTGGATGTATATGATGCTTTACGTTCAGAAAGACCATATAAACCTGCGTTTACGCATGAAAAAACAATGAATATAATCTTAAAAGGTGATGATAGAACAAATCCAGATGATTTTAACCCAAAAATATTAAAAATTTTAAAAGAATATGAGCATGAAATAAAAGAATTATGGGAAAACATAAATCAAAACAGTTCAAAATTATTAGATGTTCTAAAAGAAATAGACAAAAAATAACCGGGGAAAATCCCCGGTTATTTTTTTAAGCGCCAATTTCTAAAAATTTAAACTGTGAAATATAAAGATTGTAATAATATCCTTTTTTTCTCATTAATTCTGAATGATTTCCTGTTTCAATAATTCTTCCATTATCAATATAAAAGATTCTATCAGCATTTCTTATTGTTGAAAGTCTATGAGCAATAACGAATGAAGTTCTACCTTTTAAAAGTTTTTTTATTCCATCTTGTACTAATTTTTCTGTATGAGTATCAATATTTGAAGTTGCTTCATCAAGAATTAAAATACTTGGATTTGCTAATAAAGCTCTAGCAAACGAAATTAATTGTCTTTCTCCTATTGATAGTCTAACTCCTCTTTCATTTACATCAGTATCATAACCTTTCTCTAATTTCATAATAAATTCATGAGCATGGACACTTTTAGCAGCCTTTATTATTTCTTCATCTGTAGCATCTAATTTTCCATATTTTATATTATTTTTTATAGTATCAGAAAAAAGAAATGTATCTTGAAGCATAATACCCATTTGAGAACGTAATGATTCTAAATCAACATTTTTAATATTATAACCGTCAATTAAAATTTGTCCTTTTTGAGGATCATAAAATCTACTTATTAAATTTACAATAGTTGTCTTTCCAGCGCCTGTTGGTCCTACTAATGCTATAGTTTCACCAGGGTTGATTTTAAATGAAACATTATTTAATACAATATCTCTATCATATGAAAAATATACATTCTTAAATTCAATATGTCCGTTTATTTTTGGCATAATTTCAGCATTTTCAGGATTTACAATATTTGGTTCTGTATCCAATATTTCAAATATTCTCTCAGCAGCAGAGATATTTGTAACTAATGAATTATAAAAATTACTTAAATTCATAATGGGTCTCCAAAACATACTTATATAACCAACAAAAGCAACCACAGTTCCAACAGTAACTTCATTTAAATTAATCATCTTTACACTTAAATAAAAAACAACAACACTTCCGATTCCCCAGGAAACAAAGACCATAGCCCAAAACCAATCATTTATCTTTACAGCGTTTACAAATGAATTCATCATTTTGTTTGTCAACAATTTAAATCTATTATTTGTTTTATTTTCTGCGGTAAAAGTTTTAACAACTCTTATGCCTGAAATAGCTTCATGAGTAAAAGCATTTAATTCTGATCGATTGTTTCTGTATTCCATCCATCTTTTTCTACTTATAGTTTCTATTAAGAATAATCCAATAATAAGTAAAGGCAAAATAATCATAGAGGCTAATGCTAGTTTATAATTCATATAAAACATAATTGCAGCAACAAAAATTAATGTTAATAATTCTGGAATTAAACTGGTTATACTATTTGCAAATAGTTGTTGTAATGAATTT
This window harbors:
- a CDS encoding ABC transporter ATP-binding protein, with the translated sequence MKFEKLNIIFRIFSYLKPFLLKTVFVIFLMIIVMIINLINPYFFKVAIDKYIANNDLNGLFMIGGLILLLNIISLFLSRIRIIEMGKITNKIVLNIRHELYEHIQKLSFSFFDSRPVGKILARVVNDVNSLQQLFANSITSLIPELLTLIFVAAIMFYMNYKLALASMIILPLLIIGLFLIETISRKRWMEYRNNRSELNAFTHEAISGIRVVKTFTAENKTNNRFKLLTNKMMNSFVNAVKINDWFWAMVFVSWGIGSVVVFYLSVKMINLNEVTVGTVVAFVGYISMFWRPIMNLSNFYNSLVTNISAAERIFEILDTEPNIVNPENAEIMPKINGHIEFKNVYFSYDRDIVLNNVSFKINPGETIALVGPTGAGKTTIVNLISRFYDPQKGQILIDGYNIKNVDLESLRSQMGIMLQDTFLFSDTIKNNIKYGKLDATDEEIIKAAKSVHAHEFIMKLEKGYDTDVNERGVRLSIGERQLISFARALLANPSILILDEATSNIDTHTEKLVQDGIKKLLKGRTSFVIAHRLSTIRNADRIFYIDNGRIIETGNHSELMRKKGYYYNLYISQFKFLEIGA